The Arachis ipaensis cultivar K30076 chromosome B10, Araip1.1, whole genome shotgun sequence DNA window TTTCACTTATCACACAATTAACACACCTTGCTTAAACCATTCGAATGCTCTTTACCTCAATTCACTGATTCACTCTCTTTCGTGAAAaccttctatttttaattttcaacctCTTTCTTCTCACTCACTCTCATCACTCCAAAACAAAACCCTAGACTTCCTCCAATCTCCGATTCTCGCTTTCTACTTTGCTGCACCCTTGCGGTAAGTTGCGGATGCTTCCACAGTGATTCAGCTTCTTTTGAACCGCAAATGTCGATTGGAATAATCACCGTGTTGTCATTGTCCTTGTTGTGCACTGTTAAaacttgttttaaaaaaaaaaaacactatttttatttcatgtttttttctttatttagaattaaagcaTATGTTGCAaagctttcttcttcttttagaaGTAACAGTGTTTGCAGGATTTGAATGATTGGATTTCGTTCAACTAAGAATTGCTCAGAGTTTTGTTTTCTGTGTTTATTCAGGGGATGCTTTTTGGAGGCTTGGATTGAATGTGTGAAACAAAACTAGTGGAGAATTTTTTGTGTTAGTTTTGGTGCTTCAagtgatttttctatttttgtgttAGTTGCTGTTAGATTGGTAGTTTTAGTTCAACAGCAATTGGCGTTGGATTGAGAATTTTGCatatataagataagatagatgTATCATCAAGTGAGCCATGGCCCTTCTTTAGGACAAGGTGGTTCTCACCCTCCTCCGCCACCTCCGCCGAATGCTTATCAACAGCAACAACCTccgcatcatcatcatcataatcgcAATCCTCCACCTCCACCACCACAGTTTCAGCAGGGTGGTCCTATTCCGGTTCCACAAGGTCATCATATGTACCTACATGGTCATGGACCACCCAATGCACCTTCCACTAGTTCTGTGAATCTTCCCTTTCAAGCTCCACCTGGAATGGTGCAAAGTGCAGGGCAGTATGGGAACAGCATGGCGGCACAAACATTTACTAGCGTTGGACAGAATTTAGGGGCTCAGAGTCATCACATTCTGCCATCTCCTCCTCCTGTGCCACCATCTAGAGCACTACCACCTCCGCCGCCGCTGCCTGCATCTTCCCAGGGGGAAATTTTGTGTAAACCTCCTTTTGGTCTGCCTCCACCACCCCCTGCTGGATATGTTGGGAATTATCAAGTTCCTCCTGTTGCTCCCCCACTGCCGCCACTGCCATCCTCTCCACCGCCTATTCTGCCCCCTGCCCCTCCTATGACTTCCACCTCTGGCGAGGTTTCTGGCACTGAGTTGAAGGCTGTGGATTCGGTTGAAAAAGGTGTGGCTTCCTATCCATCTGGTATTGCACCTATATGCAATTATGATCCTAATGGGGAGAGTGGAAGTTGCAGAGAGTTTGCTGCTTCTGCTGATAGAAATGAACTATTGTCAAATAAAAGTGGAAATTTGGATCCTCCCCCACCTCCGCCATCAGAAGAAAAAACTGTTCAGAAGATTGAAGCTTTATGTCAGCTTATTGCTGAGAATGGTCCTGATATTGAAGACAAGATTCGTCAAGAGGAGTTTCAGAATCCTGAGTATCAGTTTTTGTTTGGTGGTGACCAAACTGAAGCTGCAATCTCCCACACGTATTTCCTCTGGATGAAGAAGAAATACAATTTGGAAGATAGATGGCTTGAGAAGAAAGCTGAATCACAGTTAAGACCTCTATCAGTAGACTCTACAGGGCCACTGTATCATCTGCATGTTGCAACCGAAAATGCTGATTCTGACATGGAGATGGAAGGTCAGTTTGCTTTGTTGTGAACTTGTAATCCTGATATAAATTATTGGTGCTATCTCTCTTATGTTAATGACTTAATGCTCACATGAACTACTGAATAAGCATTTGCATAATTGGTTTAGTACTTCTGATATAAAGTTTTtattacttcttttattttcttttgcttggatGCTCCAATGTAGAGGATGCAGTTTAGAGAGTAAAATGTAGAGTTGATGATAAACACTGATGGTAGTATACACTTTATAAAGTAAAATCTAGAGTTGATAACCCTTGATGGAAAAGCCAATGCCCAGtgaaatggagtttttgaaaatacaAGCACCTAGATAACAAATTATGAGTACACTAGAACCCACCATTTTAAAATTGGCTATCATACATTATTGCTTACACTTTTATCTCTTAACAGTACTAATAGACTGTTCACTTGATATAATTTCTCTATAAATGGCCTTCAGGACGAATATCTCACCTGTTTAAGTCGGATATGCTGCTTTCTCCAAAGTGCATGTAGCAGATTAGGAAAAAGAATAATGTCTTGTGTAATTGCTAATTTGTTTTGGCTCTTTTAGTTTTGTGGATGATACCTCATAGAAGTCAGAAAATTGGCTGGGGCCCAGGAGAAAAAGTAGTGACCTAAACGTAGTCATACCATGGCTATTAGAGTTActtcatatatcttttatttttgaatttcttaccATTTTCTGAGATGATAATCTGATctactttatttaattttgtgtttGGGTTATCGTAAAATGAATGAGTATACACATCAGCTGCAGAATTCAACAGAGAACGATCCCTCCAACGACATCTTAGCCAGTGATGCATCAACACGTGGATCCATGGGAATCGGCAACCAACATGAAGGTTCCAGTTCATATAAAGCCCTGCTAATAATGTTTGATTATCATTTCCTTTTGATTGGTTACACATGATTTTTCACTCACTCAAGTATTAATGTTGATGATTGATATTTATTTACATTAGGCACACTGGTAATTTTTAATTGCACCGCAAGTCGTAGAACTGGAATTCTTTAGTGTCTAGTGCTGAATACACGCAGTATTAATTTTGAGTGGTTGAAGTCTTTCTTTTCTCACTATAAGCACTGAGCTTGATTGGATTTGCATGCATTAAGTGTAGAAATTATTTATTACATATAGAACTTTCTTTAACATtcacttttatattttattacatTACATGTTCAATGCTTCTTTGATTTGATAATTATGAACTATAATTGTCATTGTGTCATTAAAGAAGTGAGATTATAATTCCTGATACAAAATGTCGAAAGTGGTAGAAGATTTTGAGTGCTCTGTTAGTCTGTTATTCGATAACAAATTCATCTTAGAGATAACTCTGAGATATCCATTATTCAAGGTATTTGCTGCTTGTGTTAATATGGCTCTTTAATAAAATACAGGACCTGGGAATATCTCCAATTTTGAGCAAATGAAATCTGCAATATCAGTTACCAAGGTTCATAGTCCTGTGAATGGATCAAGTGAAGTGGCTAAAGTCCCCCTTGGCACAGGTTTTGAGAAATCTGCAGCTCCTCTAGCAGAAGGTTTTATTCGAAATGGGACTTCTGATCTTGTGGAAGCCATTGATGCTGATAGAGATTCTGGACAACTTATAAGGAGTGGCAGCCCAATAAAGCTACTTCAAGATTATGCTTCTGATGATACTTCAGGTAATGAAGATGAAATATCAGCAGGAGCTGGCAGTGGTGTTTCAATTGCGCATAAAGATTCCAGGAGTCGCTTAGAGACTGATATTGGATCCAAGAGTCCCTCCGGTACACAAAAGGGGTTTGGACAGCTCTCTGAAACAACTCTGGATAATTTAGTACAAACATCTAAGGAACCCATTGAAGATTACCATGAAAATCAGGTGTCTGTTGCTGCTTCCTATGAAACCATCGCAGTGAAAGATAAGTTAGGTAGTAAAAGTAACAATGCTGANNNNNNNNNNNNNNNNNNNNNNNNNNNNNNNNNNNNNNNNNNNNNNNNNNNNNNNNNNNNNNNNNNNNNNNNNNNNNNNNNCTTGAAGGTAGATAAATTTGGAAGGCATCCCAAAGAAGCTCCTACAGATAGTGACTCCGAGTCTGATGATTCTCACTATCGTCAGACTAAGAGGGGAAGCAAAAGAGGCAGAGGGAGGAGTCACAGCAGATCTCCTGAACACAGAAGTCGGAGTAGGAGTAGGAGGAGGAGAAAGAGTCCCCGGAGGAGAAGGGATAGAAGAAGCCGATCTCGAAGGTATGGACTTCTACTGTGTTGCATTTTAGGATCCCTGATTGCCTACCTGTTAACATGAATGTTGCCCCCGACCAAGTATAGAATGTGCAAGCTGTTTTTTGTATCAACTAATTGAAACTAAACTTGTTCCCGTTGGCGAGGATAATCCGTCTTTCTTTTCATTTAGAGTTTCGATCTTGATTGCGTCATTTGTCTTCTTGAGGAATATAGTTTTGGCTAATCTCAGTTTGTTGGTTTCAGCCGGTCTCCACGATATCGTAGAAGCAGGAGTAGGTCTCCAATCTTAAGACGTACAGGGGACTTTGGTGGTGAGAATGTGAAAAGGGACAGGGGCCAATGCTTTGGCTTCGTTCGGGGGAAGTGCCATCGTGGAGCATCTTGTAGGTTCTCTCACCATGAATCTGACAAGAATGTTAGTTTGAGGCGCCATAGGAATAAATATGACCAAGAAGTCCATTCTCATGCAAAACATGTTAGTGATGGTATAAGAAGTCAGGGTGTGGATCAAAAGCAGGAgacaaatgaaaaagaaaattctgTTAGGTATGCAAATCTGCCTAATACTTCTGGTATTGACAGTCAATCAGTAAGGAATGATCCAATTAAATCTGAAAGTTTCAGAGAGACTGTTCTTGAAATGAAGGAAAGTTTGGTTGGTTTTCTTCCTGAAGTTTTAAGTGGTGATGATGCCTCTAAACCATGTGATGGCACAAATGAAGATGGTGTTCATGCAGAAGATAATTCATTTGTTCACAAGATACAACCCAATGTTCCTGTTGGAATTACAGAGCATCCTAGTTACTCATCTAGTATCCAAACTTTACCATATATGTTACCACCAACTCAGCCATTGTCTGCCCCTGGCTCTGTTGGTCCATCACCTTCATCAAGACGGCCTTTATTACATAGTAGTTCCTCGGTGGAATTACCACCTCATGCTTACCAGTTGCCTCCCCCACCTGTTGTTTCACATGCACAGGGTGAGAATGCTGTGAATTTGCCACAAATTTCAAGGGACTATGGTGTAACACAAAAAAATACATTATTCCCTTTTCAGCCCACTACTAGAGATAAATTTGAACCTTCCCCAGCTCTGATTCACATGCAGAGTCCTCACTTCAGTGTACCACTACCACCTAATTACCCTTGGACATCATTGCCGctaccaccacctcctcctctcCCTTCACAAGTTGCACATAATCCCAGTATAAGTTCCGGAGTTTCAACATCATATGTCTCTTCAGAATTTAATCAAACTCAATTGCATTCAAGAGGGGACTTTGTTTCTCTGACTTCTGGTAAGCCTGGATTGCCTTCTCATTCTCAGAGTTCTGAGTTTCAGGATCATGCCTACCCAGCAAATCAATTGCTTTCAGGTCCAAATGTTAGTGGAGAAGACCATTATAAGCAATTACCCATGCAAGATTCAAACCTTTCAAGCTCTGGTGGTTCACATCGTCTACAAAACCAATATTCCTGGCAGTCAGATGCTATCAGAATACAGCCTTCTGTTGGTGCGAATTTACCTCCAGAAGATCATTTCAAGACATCTTCCCACACACTTGCATCATCACAGAAGCAACAACCAGTGCATAGTTTTCAATATTCTGCATCTGAGGGTAATTTGGGTGTGCCTGGAGAAACTGTTACCTTATCTAGATATCCACCGGATGTTCTCGATAGCAATCATTCAACTTCTCTTCCAACTTTTGTGGGGTCAGGAATTCCTGCTCACTGTAATCCTTATGCTTCAACCTTTGAGCAGCCGCTTACTTCCAAACTCAGTTCAACTATTTTTAGACAAGAAAGTGATGTAATCCATGGAGACAATAATTCTGGGTTGAACCCTATTTCTATAAATAGGGAAGGCGCCGTTGGTGTTGAACCAAAGTCTTCTAGAGCTAATCAGTATGATCCTCTGTTTGACAGCATTGAACCACCATTGTCTTCTCTcaagaaatttgattttgaaaaacagGAAGTTACAGGTGAATCCAATGTCAGCCTAAGGCCCAAAAGTTCTAATATGCCGTTGGATGCGGAAGAGCAAAATAAGCATGAGGAGGTTGGAGCTGTTGCCTCTACCACTTCTCAAAATAATGATGAATATGGTGAGACTGCAGATGCAGAGGTGGATGATGTTGAAAATGAGAGCCTAAGTAATCATGTGGATGTTGCAAACATGACTCCAGGGGAGGTCGAGATTAATCAGACTAAGTCTCcagggaagagaaagaagagcAAGGATTCTAGATCAATGAAGTTGTTCAAAGTTTCCATTGCAAATTTTGTTAAGGAGGTTTTGAAACCGTCATGGCGGCAGGGAAATATGAGTAAAGTTGCATTCAAAACAATTGTGAAAAAAACTGTTGACAAGGTGTCAGGAGCCATGAAAGGCCATCGTATGCCCAAGTCCCAAGCAAAGATAAGCCAATACATTGACTCATCACAGCGAAAGTTGACTaaacttgtgatggtaattgatTTTCTCCTTGTCAATGGTAGCTGATATATGTTTAGTTTTCCCTGCATTTTCAAGTGCACTGCCATAAGTTTTTTTTAACCAAAATGTTGCTTCTGTGCTGCATTAACTTAAGTCCATGCCTCTTAAGTGTTATGTGGAAATTTTGTTAGTGACGTTCCTTTTCCTTCATTTTCTGTAGGGTTATGTTGACAAGTATGTCAAGTCATAAAGGACGGCGGCGGTGGTGTATGGTTCCGGTGTCAATAGGTGTGACATCATCCCCCTGCAGTGCAAGGCATGCTGGATCACGTGACGGTGGTTGATCAGCATTCCATTCCTGATAGGGTTCTTGTTTCTGTctaatatgtatgtatgtattgtATTTCCCTTTTTGATTCTTGAGGTTAGTTATATTTTCTAGTTTCCCTTCCATGTTGATAATATTTCTCATGAGTAGAGTCAATCTATTAATATTTGCTAAATTGGCCGTTTATTCTCTTTTTGTGATTAGCAAATTACTTTTTGtccataaaatttttgaaaaatattaaaagtagctaacatttaatttgttttattttttttttttaataaaataagcaTTAATTTTATCCGTTTTGACCATATGACGATGAAGCCTTAACCCAACCTTTGGCATCTCTTGTGGCCGTCGATCAAATGCTTTAAAGTTTAAAGCTTCCAAATATCAAATACGCACCACACAAGCTATATTCGTGCCTTAACGACACACATAAAATGATAAAACCAAAATTAGCATGAGACCTTTGATCGCTTACCGCACCCAAATTTGTGTACAAACGCATCAAgagtatatattttttggttGTATTATAGTATGTTTATGTTATGATAATTATGATagctttgatattttaaaaagtgTAGCTAAAAAAAGTGTTATCAAAATGTAAATACACAAAAAATTAGCTATTATATaagattatatatttattttttgtgaaagaatttaattattgttcataccctgtTCCAACACTATGGTCCAGGCCTAAATAAGTAAAAAAGGCCCAGTCTAAAGATAGGCCTTCATTATCCACCCGACTTCATTTAAAGAAGTCAGGCTCGACATAGGCTCTTTCCCAAAGAGGTCGGGTTCGATatgagctggcagataacacttattcaaataagtaactgcccctaaaatctctcaacccacttttaggagccatatcccaacaaccctaagataaaggggcagttatccaccttcagaagtggaactactccaacggtggttattggatcaccactataaatacattgacacCCCTCAgatatctctaagttccaatactctcaaAACCTTCATATCCCCTTGCTAACTTAGTTATCGGAGTGTCTTtataggtaccaccccccattctccaAACACACAACTCGGACGGCGGCTCTCGAATGCATACAAGTCGGAGAGCACCTTCCATTGACATTTGGGCCAATCTTACAAGCCCAATCCACCTATCTCAGGTTACCTACgcaacattggcgccgttgtcagggACCTAGGAGATCAACCCATGATGATGGACGACCTAAACGAGGACGGAAACACTGCGTCCGAATCTGAGCAAGAAAATCTAGACACTGGTAACAATGATAGAGCCATAGTCCCTCTGCAAGGAGTGACTAACCAGCACAAAGAAGGCCTCTTAGGGGAGAAAGACCCAAAGGGAATCCCCTCTGAGGTGCGCGA harbors:
- the LOC107621127 gene encoding neural Wiskott-Aldrich syndrome protein-like, coding for MYHQVSHGPSLGQGGSHPPPPPPPNAYQQQQPPHHHHHNRNPPPPPPQFQQGGPIPVPQGHHMYLHGHGPPNAPSTSSVNLPFQAPPGMVQSAGQYGNSMAAQTFTSVGQNLGAQSHHILPSPPPVPPSRALPPPPPLPASSQGEILCKPPFGLPPPPPAGYVGNYQVPPVAPPLPPLPSSPPPILPPAPPMTSTSGEVSGTELKAVDSVEKGVASYPSGIAPICNYDPNGESGSCREFAASADRNELLSNKSGNLDPPPPPPSEEKTVQKIEALCQLIAENGPDIEDKIRQEEFQNPEYQFLFGGDQTEAAISHTYFLWMKKKYNLEDRWLEKKAESQLRPLSVDSTGPLYHLHVATENADSDMEMEGQFALL
- the LOC107622644 gene encoding serine/arginine repetitive matrix protein 2 (The sequence of the model RefSeq protein was modified relative to this genomic sequence to represent the inferred CDS: added 42 bases not found in genome assembly), with translation MNEYTHQLQNSTENDPSNDILASDASTRGSMGIGNQHEGPGNISNFEQMKSAISVTKVHSPVNGSSEVAKVPLGTGFEKSAAPLAEGFIRNGTSDLVEAIDADRDSGQLIRSGSPIKLLQDYASDDTSGNEDEISAGAGSGVSIAHKDSRSRLETDIGSKSPSGTQKGFGQLSETTLDNLVQTSKEPIEDYHENQVSVAASYETIAVKDKLGSKSNNAEPEDERKSSKLEKNILKVDKFGRHPKEAPTDSDSESDDSHYRQTKRGSKRGRGRSHSRSPEHRSRSRSRRRRKSPRRRRDRRSRSRSRSPRYRRSRSRSPILRRTGDFGGENVKRDRGQCFGFVRGKCHRGASCRFSHHESDKNVSLRRHRNKYDQEVHSHAKHVSDGIRSQGVDQKQETNEKENSVRYANLPNTSGIDSQSVRNDPIKSESFRETVLEMKESLVGFLPEVLSGDDASKPCDGTNEDGVHAEDNSFVHKIQPNVPVGITEHPSYSSSIQTLPYMLPPTQPLSAPGSVGPSPSSRRPLLHSSSSVELPPHAYQLPPPPVVSHAQGENAVNLPQISRDYGVTQKNTLFPFQPTTRDKFEPSPALIHMQSPHFSVPLPPNYPWTSLPLPPPPPLPSQVAHNPSISSGVSTSYVSSEFNQTQLHSRGDFVSLTSGKPGLPSHSQSSEFQDHAYPANQLLSGPNVSGEDHYKQLPMQDSNLSSSGGSHRLQNQYSWQSDAIRIQPSVGANLPPEDHFKTSSHTLASSQKQQPVHSFQYSASEGNLGVPGETVTLSRYPPDVLDSNHSTSLPTFVGSGIPAHCNPYASTFEQPLTSKLSSTIFRQESDVIHGDNNSGLNPISINREGAVGVEPKSSRANQYDPLFDSIEPPLSSLKKFDFEKQEVTGESNVSLRPKSSNMPLDAEEQNKHEEVGAVASTTSQNNDEYGETADAEVDDVENESLSNHVDVANMTPGEVEINQTKSPGKRKKSKDSRSMKLFKVSIANFVKEVLKPSWRQGNMSKVAFKTIVKKTVDKVSGAMKGHRMPKSQAKISQYIDSSQRKLTKLVMGYVDKYVKS